Proteins from one Bacteroides zhangwenhongii genomic window:
- a CDS encoding glycosyltransferase, which translates to MKKRIFINIHYLEIGGAERALLGLLSVLDIERVDIDLFVNQHTGEFMPLIPKCVNLLPEIPEYTCIERPIKNIVREGHLGIALRRLWAKWKHKQYVSFLAAEERLHDASVFQYIADAVEGGLTSLEHLGEYDLAISFLSPHNIVLNKVRARKKICWIHTDYSTIHVNHDKELLVWNGFDYVASISEDCTKTFLQTFPKLKDKIVLIENILSPVFVRQQATLEDVSDEIPQNEGETTILTIGRFSPPKKIEGIPHICAEMERRGVNFKWYVIGYGPDKLIQEALDKYNMRHRMILLGKKNNPYPYIKAADIYCQPSVYEGKSVTVREAQILYKPVVITDYPTAKSQITSGVDGVIVPLNEVETAIGIVNVIQNIELREKIVEYLSSHDFGNEAEVNKIYNLMD; encoded by the coding sequence ATGAAGAAAAGAATATTTATTAATATTCACTATCTTGAGATTGGTGGTGCGGAGCGTGCTTTGTTGGGCTTGCTGTCAGTACTAGACATAGAGAGGGTGGATATAGACCTATTCGTGAATCAGCATACGGGTGAATTTATGCCCTTGATTCCAAAATGTGTGAATCTGTTGCCAGAGATACCTGAATACACTTGCATAGAACGACCTATCAAAAATATAGTGAGAGAGGGACATCTTGGTATTGCGCTACGCAGATTGTGGGCAAAATGGAAACACAAGCAATATGTGAGTTTTTTGGCTGCGGAAGAACGTTTGCACGACGCGAGTGTATTTCAATATATAGCAGATGCTGTAGAGGGGGGCTTAACATCTTTGGAACATCTGGGTGAGTATGATCTTGCCATCAGTTTCCTTTCTCCACATAATATTGTTTTGAATAAAGTGAGGGCGAGAAAAAAGATCTGTTGGATACATACTGACTATTCTACAATTCACGTGAATCATGATAAAGAGCTTCTGGTATGGAATGGCTTTGATTATGTGGCTTCCATTAGTGAGGACTGTACTAAAACTTTCTTACAGACTTTTCCAAAATTAAAGGATAAGATTGTGCTTATAGAAAATATTCTTTCGCCTGTATTTGTGCGTCAACAAGCGACACTAGAGGATGTAAGTGACGAAATACCGCAGAATGAGGGAGAAACGACGATATTGACGATAGGTCGCTTTTCCCCCCCAAAAAAAATAGAAGGTATTCCACACATTTGCGCTGAGATGGAGAGACGTGGTGTAAACTTCAAGTGGTACGTTATCGGTTATGGTCCGGATAAGTTAATTCAGGAGGCGTTGGACAAATATAACATGCGTCACCGCATGATTCTACTTGGCAAAAAAAACAATCCGTATCCATATATCAAGGCTGCGGACATTTATTGTCAGCCCAGCGTCTATGAAGGTAAGAGCGTGACAGTGCGTGAAGCTCAAATACTATATAAACCTGTGGTGATAACGGATTATCCGACCGCTAAGTCGCAGATAACGAGTGGTGTGGATGGTGTGATTGTGCCTTTGAATGAGGTAGAGACTGCAATAGGGATAGTAAATGTAATTCAAAATATAGAGCTTAGGGAGAAAATAGTAGAGTATCTGAGCAGTCACGATTTTGGAAATGAGGCAGAGGTGAATAAGATTTATAACTTAATGGATTGA
- a CDS encoding oligosaccharide flippase family protein — MKEQNSQLKIGIVLNYVNLVLGGVVPLLYTPIMLKILGIEEYGLYKLSASITSYLALIAFGLGAAITRYLIKARTEKGEEEERAVLALFIVIFRIVAVLALIGGSVLALCLPLWYSESISAVELTRMQWLVILMAFNTAVNFIASPYISIVNSHERFLFLQSMAIIGTILAPCLNLVALFLGYASIGLAVSSILSTILFRLLFWVYVRGSMKMKPLYKRMSKEYIVDVVSFSFWIFVSNIVSQLYEATDAALIGTVPALATTGVAIYSVGMILCGMINTINAGISSMLVPKANKMVFNGASTDELTDTGIRVGRIQALIIALFIFGFITFGREFIYFYAGEDYAISYWVALVCMIPISIPLVQSFFLNIIIARNENRFRALTYLFIALINVVATWYMMKWIGVLGAALATSIANFIGPGFIMNWFYKKRIQLQIGRFWKSLLNIYFVPSILAVLFLGLGKYINYYHIPYFIGGIFVFSMLYVSLQWLFIMTDYEKKLVKGLINR; from the coding sequence ATGAAAGAACAAAACTCTCAACTCAAAATTGGAATAGTATTGAATTATGTAAATTTGGTATTAGGGGGTGTTGTGCCTTTGCTCTATACGCCAATTATGTTGAAAATATTAGGCATAGAAGAATATGGGCTATATAAGTTGTCTGCAAGTATCACAAGCTATTTAGCCCTTATAGCTTTTGGTTTAGGAGCTGCTATAACTCGATACTTGATAAAAGCTCGAACAGAGAAAGGTGAAGAAGAGGAGAGGGCTGTATTAGCTTTATTTATTGTTATTTTCCGTATAGTTGCAGTTTTGGCATTGATCGGAGGGAGCGTTTTAGCTCTTTGCCTTCCATTATGGTATTCTGAATCAATTTCTGCTGTGGAGTTGACTAGAATGCAGTGGCTAGTTATTTTAATGGCATTCAATACTGCTGTTAATTTCATAGCTTCGCCATATATATCGATAGTAAATTCGCATGAACGGTTTCTTTTTTTGCAAAGTATGGCTATAATTGGTACCATTTTAGCTCCGTGTCTTAATTTGGTAGCACTTTTCTTAGGTTATGCTTCCATAGGATTAGCTGTTTCTTCTATATTATCAACTATATTGTTCCGCCTGTTATTTTGGGTCTATGTAAGGGGTTCAATGAAAATGAAACCATTATATAAGCGAATGTCGAAAGAGTATATTGTAGATGTTGTTTCATTTTCATTTTGGATTTTTGTATCGAATATAGTCAGTCAATTGTATGAAGCAACAGACGCGGCTCTAATTGGTACGGTACCAGCGCTTGCAACAACCGGAGTTGCAATTTATTCAGTTGGTATGATTCTTTGTGGTATGATTAACACAATCAATGCAGGTATATCATCTATGTTGGTGCCCAAGGCTAACAAAATGGTGTTTAATGGAGCTTCTACTGACGAACTTACGGATACTGGCATTAGGGTGGGTAGAATACAGGCGTTAATAATTGCCTTATTTATATTTGGATTCATAACATTTGGTAGAGAATTTATTTATTTCTATGCAGGCGAGGACTATGCAATTTCATATTGGGTAGCTTTGGTATGCATGATACCAATTTCAATACCTTTGGTTCAGAGTTTTTTTCTCAATATAATTATTGCCAGAAATGAAAATCGATTTAGAGCTCTGACATATTTATTTATTGCACTAATTAATGTTGTGGCAACTTGGTACATGATGAAATGGATAGGAGTATTGGGTGCTGCATTAGCTACTTCGATTGCAAATTTTATTGGTCCAGGATTTATAATGAATTGGTTTTATAAGAAACGTATACAGCTACAAATAGGTCGTTTCTGGAAGTCACTATTAAATATATATTTTGTACCATCCATTTTAGCGGTATTATTCCTTGGGCTTGGAAAATATATTAATTATTATCATATTCCATACTTCATTGGAGGTATTTTCGTGTTTTCTATGTTATATGTATCTCTGCAGTGGCTTTTCATTATGACAGATTATGAAAAGAAGTTAGTGAAAGGGTTGATTAACAGATAA